The DNA segment GCCTGTGCCTAGCGTACGACAACCCAACCTTCAAGATTTGGACCAGCAGATGGTTTGAAAACGACGAATTGCCCGTCCCAATTATAATGTTCATTACTTTACTCTTCACATGTTTAGTGGCTTTCGAATATGTGATTGCGTTGATTTGGGtgtaattagtttttttattaaagtttgtaaatatgatttatgtctatgtatattattaaagctgatggccgctggggcaggaaagttcttgagtggcgaccacgagctggaagacgtagcgtgggcaggcctcccactaggtggaccgacgatctggtgaaggtcgcgggaggtgcctggatgcaagcggcgcaggaccggtctttatggaaatcattgggggaggccattgtccagcagtggacgtctttcggctgaaacgaacgaacgaacgatattattaaattaatctgGTCTCGGATAAACTGGTTAAATTATTGCGCTAAACggtaaaacttttttttctgtaggcctaagatgcgcgccgcgataagcggttatcacgccgttttatcgattttgcccatacattttgacgtcgataaaagttatcacggcgcgcatcttaggcctactggactATCCCGCGGATGTGTTGTCGCAgtgattctgccaatgtcgagtgataAAGGAGACACATACATTATTAATCCGATTCAGTATTCTAGATACAGTTATGCTGCAGAATTTTTTCCCTAAAAGACTGAAACTAGAAGTTTATAGAGTAGGGTACTGGAAAGATATTATTTTCGAAGTACCTTCAATTTGAAAAGGAATGAGAAGTCGCCGACGACCGAACCCTCCGACACAAAAGTGGACGTGAGGTGGTGAGTCGACGTTAAAGGTTTCGCCAAATAGAACGCGTACTTATGAGGCGTAGAGTGTTAACCTAACGTCGCGCTATAGTGCTGAATTGTATGCGCGCTAAGTATGCGTTCTGTTTGGCGAAGCCTTTAGTGTGTAGACTTTCTGTGATCAAAACCGCGGGCAGAAGCTGCTAGCTGGAATAATGGTGGTTCAATCAAGTGGTCTTACAACAATTGACTAAGACCAAGAATGATACTTAATGCTAAATGAGTCATGATCCAGGACTATTATACATACCTAATACCTATACATTCACTTTATCTATAGTAATCAGCAGATAAGAGCGCTCCgatcaatataaaaaaaaggttttttatcaGAGCCTAATTAATAcaattttgtttttggtaaaagATACTAGTGTAACTAGTGAGTGGGtgaacaaaattattacaaaaatgggAGCGGAACTAATGGAAGATGGATTTCTCATGAGGTTCATGAATATTGTTGACTCTTTCACTCATTTTAATCTTGGAGCGGTGGCCTTCACCCTTTTCAGTATTTCTGCGGGAATTGGAGTGTCTGCCAATACTGTGGCGAATACTTTGGTGCAGCACATGGTTCTAACAGTGCTTGGGGTAAGTTATTATATTGTGGTGTAAAAATCCATTCTGCATATCAACGCTGCTTCTTGCGGTGCTTTTTCTAAGCACTTGTCCATTGTTCtaaagcagtggtaggattaaAATAATTCTGGGAAGgcgcttttaaaagcctatttataaaaatatattacttttatGACCTTGATAATCATAGCCAatgatattaaaagaaaaaataataaaggaaTGAGCTACTTGAAATTATCGTTGTATGTATCAAGTGAAAActtgcaatacttacataatcAAAATTAATATCCGTTGACTATGAGTCACTTAATACGTAATACTTAATCGAATCTTATgagttacttattttattatattacaaATCTGCGTTCTCCTCTCTTCTAATTTTTGCTGTGCCCGTACTgtactttaatatttttgaacaaactttaaaaatctgtaacctatacttaggtacttgacattgtgatgaaattataaaaaacaaggTCTTTCTTAAGGAACGGCGGTCCAAATTTTGAATAGGGAATATGCATCGATATTAGAAGTGTAGTTCTTtatctttatttacaataaacagaaatttttaaaactaacgcaaacttaactttaaacaaaaaaataaaaatttcattttttactcaaaaataaaagtgtgtccgtgaggcaaagaggcgaggatgctggctgcattttcTCGCTGGATAGCAATACTTAAGCCTTTGTACAAGGAAAGAGCCAGCATTTAAATTttccgaaattttaattaatttaggggAAATGGTCAAAAACTTTAGAACACTAGATATATcataaaatatcttaaaaacttttttgtttgttaattttCAAGCGCGGTACAAACTGTGGCAGCTACAACGGTTCAAAGATGGTGGCTTGTGAGCTTGACATacgtgtataccaacatcataaAACTAATAGatagggacggagaaatatgcattgtaacattgtgccccgtgtaacattgtgccccaccttacccaaTTGAAATCGGactggaaacaaaaaagttacaagtgtttaaaataatagctgAGCGTGGCGTCAAATaggcatattttttattgagttaaCAATGTCGTGTGGGGAAtacaaacatttttctttctttcagtatGTCGTTTTATTCGCGCAATCGTTGCTCGTGCTGAGTCCCAATAATGGATGGTCCAGGAGTTACAGtgacaaagaaaaaaatatcgtCCATGGGGTCATGCACTTCATTGGCTGTGTATTGGCACTGGCCGGCGGCGGGGTTGCCATGGCTGGCGTGTCTCTGCAGTACAACAGCACTCATGGCAAGATGGGTAAGCTCCAATCCAACCATTAGGTACAGAACTTAGAGAAAACTTTGGCAAAGTTTTAAACAATGTTTCCGATCAGTATCCCAAAATCCAGCCTGATTACACTTATAAAAACCGACAGgcattttttattaacggtGCTGTAAACTGtaacattgaaaataaaataattaccctctaacaataaaaaaatacgtagTTAAATGTAAAGAATACTTTCgtaactttcagtttcagttagtttcaatattattatgatgaacAGTCACACATTGTTTCAGTAAAAATAGTggaatttaatctgaaaaaaaaaaatggataggTAGCTTAATTCTGCACTAGAAACTGGTAAAAAAACATTGAAGTTCACCATTGCGTTTATGAATAACATTCACCTGAACACGACCAACCGGAAGATTTTCTTGACTCTCCAAAAAGGCCTAAAAAGTACTGCCTCGATCCCTGAACTACTTTTCAAATCGGAAAAATAGCTATTAACGTAGCTGAGGGTCAGATctagagattttttttatgatttgttTTTGAACATTTTAAAGCGCTTTGTTTGGCGTCCACCGCGGCTTCAGGGTTGTGTACGGATGCGTTGGCCACAGAAAACAAGGTCAAAtgaatatccttggacattagGTGTAAGTATCgtcacaaataatttacaataaaataaattttagcgCTCTTTTCATGGGTAAAAAAGAAATTCTACACTCGCTTCTAGTcccaacttttttttaaaatacatacctacttataagacatagtaacacccagacccggcacagaaactaaaattcattatttcaatttctgcccggccgggaatctaacctctcggcatagtagtccgttttaaaccactacaccaaacggccgactttcTTTTTTTCCGACTTGTCGCGTTCAGGTGAATGTAATTCATAAACGCAATGGTGAActtaaatgattttttaaaagtttatagTGAAGAATTAAGCTACCTAACCAATTTTTTCAGGTTTTTGTGATGGCTAGAAATATCCCATTCTCATTACTCTTTTAACAACCCTAGTAAGAGCGTTTCAGCGTTGGCGTTGCTAATAAATCATTTGTCTGgatggatgcgttctgcagtcggTGTTCAAATCCCGTACCTGTACACCGTCGGTGTAAGGCTCAAGcctgacagacagacataccGCATCCCTGCAATAAGTATTAAATAGAGATTGATTGAGAGATTTGTTATTCAAACATTATGCACCActtttgacctgaccgcagaacgcaaacccagtgtggcaaatcctttagGGAGGTCAAACTAACGTATTTGTTCGTTTCAGGCATAGCAGTGATGGTCTTCACAGGACTGAGTTTGATCGTAGGCCTGTTGCACCACTTCACCAGCTGTATGCCTCGGGTCATGCATGCCTGCCACATGGGGCTGGCCTGCCTCACCATAATCTTTGCCTTCGTAACCATGACGCTAGGAATCGACACGGTTTACAGAGAACTCTTAAACGATCGCATGACTGATCTTCTTATAGCTTTCTCGGTGATTGCTCTCATTGGCACTATATTGCCTAGCTGTGTAAGAGTTCTGAAACGTTTAATAAATTAGATATAATGACGTTATTTGTAAATCAttagtaatatttaattttacggCCAGTTATTACTTTCAATTCATATAAATCATCGATGAGTGACTGTAAACATAAATGGATAATAGCGATGGGTGGTTGATTCACATTGAATAACGAACTGAATAAACAATTGTAATTTAATATTGGCAATTTTatttctatactaataaaatattatgaaacgaCGTTCCATTTTCAACTTTGGTATCGTTTGTTATTAATAAGAATATCATAAAATCATTTTAATCGTCAAaagttattttcatttaaaaaatctgctATTCGGAAATCAAAACTAACTTTCATACTCTGCTTTTATCACAACCTTAATATTGGGAGATAACGAGACAGATAAAAGAATTTATCGATTGATACTTCTCTGAGATGATGATATATCTGTGACATTTTGTGCCTGGTAGGAGAGtgcgaaatattgtgaaataCGTATTTTTTAAAAGTGAATTTTGGTGGCAGTAAAATTAATAGTGCTACGggcaaaaacataaccctccttctggcgcagtcgggtcaAAAGCAATACTTTCATACTGCAAGGATGGTGGTTGTTCAGAACGACGCAAATGGGCCAGAGGACGGTGGGGGTGCCAGGTTCAGGCCTGAGCCCTCATCATACCTCATGACGTTCATGGATATAGTCAATATGATCACTCACATGACACTTGGAGCTGTGGCATTTATCACAATTTTCCTTGGCATTATGTACGTCCCAGTGCTAAGGCAACATATAATCTTGACTGTTGTTGGGGTAAGTTATTCGTATTCTTCTAAACTTAAATTCCAGAAAATTGACTAACTATGACGGCcaagaaattattttatatgGTCAGTATAATAGAGACGCCAAAAATTTAGAAGAGTATAATAAAGacaattttatgtatttgttatatttttgaTCTACAGACGCAGAACCTAAGAGGatttttatatcttttataTTTGGTCAAATGAAAAAACTTATACTGATAATACATCATCTGGAAATGGAAGTAGAAAAAATACAATTGGAACTTCTCGAAAATGTTTTAAGCTTACAAATTACATACCTAACTAACTATACGTATTATTATTACTCAATATTACTAATTTAGCTTCTTCGTCCTAATATACATAGTTCTAAAGATACTCGTATAATGTTATTGCAGTATGTCATCCTTATGACTCAATCGATCCTCGTGCTCAGCTCCCACAACGGATGGTCGAGGACCATCAGGTATAAGGACAGGAAAATAGTCCACCTGCTGATGCAAGTCTTTGGTTCTATCCTTGCCATCGCTGGAAACATAGTCGTCATGGTCGAGAAGAATGTACACTTCAACACCACACATGGTATTTTAGGTAAGCATTTTTGACTGTGATGGTATATCATTTTCTGAAAGGTTCATTTTCTCTTTGTATGACATCTATCGTCTATTTTGCATTGGAGTGATATCAACCCTTAGCTTCAAACACCTCTAAATTTAAGTATTCTaaataatatactcaacatcaaataaatcgcaccttccacGACGCGAACTATAAAGATTTTCTTaggacacaatcatggtgccccaacaatattggtgttatttgaaagcccgataaatatccttagagaagaacacatttaatttttaaataaatgattaacataataatataccataaatgtgacttgaaaaaagacctcactttgggctcacctctgggatcaactagaccaatttttatggttataaaaccaaataatgatctcacgagtcctctttaacagatggatagcgattaatcccaacttaacagttttacagCCACAAAAGTt comes from the Ostrinia nubilalis chromosome 17, ilOstNubi1.1, whole genome shotgun sequence genome and includes:
- the LOC135079950 gene encoding uncharacterized protein LOC135079950 produces the protein MGAELMEDGFLMRFMNIVDSFTHFNLGAVAFTLFSISAGIGVSANTVANTLVQHMVLTVLGYVVLFAQSLLVLSPNNGWSRSYSDKEKNIVHGVMHFIGCVLALAGGGVAMAGVSLQYNSTHGKMGIAVMVFTGLSLIVGLLHHFTSCMPRVMHACHMGLACLTIIFAFVTMTLGIDTVYRELLNDRMTDLLIAFSVIALIGTILPSCVRVLKRLIN
- the LOC135079949 gene encoding uncharacterized protein LOC135079949, with amino-acid sequence MVVVQNDANGPEDGGGARFRPEPSSYLMTFMDIVNMITHMTLGAVAFITIFLGIMYVPVLRQHIILTVVGYVILMTQSILVLSSHNGWSRTIRYKDRKIVHLLMQVFGSILAIAGNIVVMVEKNVHFNTTHGILGLVAMIFTIISLVGGAFHLYIHCMPRVTCLLHCIIGALTMIIGFLALIFGIEETFRTVFGNASTNLLICLTVMSLVGTLLPCCLKLQRGCKF